Proteins encoded within one genomic window of Formosa agariphila KMM 3901:
- a CDS encoding 4a-hydroxytetrahydrobiopterin dehydratase produces the protein MSKLSEQDIEKRLLEFPGWDYYDDAIHSEFEFENFKDCFSAMSRIAFECEALNHHPEWTNVYNVLTVSLTTHSKNGVTEKDFKLAAAIESILEPEED, from the coding sequence ATGAGTAAATTATCGGAACAAGATATCGAGAAACGTCTATTAGAATTTCCTGGATGGGACTATTATGACGATGCCATTCATTCAGAATTTGAATTCGAAAATTTCAAAGATTGTTTTAGTGCCATGAGCAGAATTGCTTTTGAATGCGAAGCCTTAAACCATCATCCAGAGTGGACTAATGTATACAATGTGCTAACAGTTTCTTTAACAACACACAGTAAAAATGGTGTAACAGAAAAAGATTTTAAATTAGCCGCTGCAATAGAATCTATATTAGAACCAGAAGAAGATTAA
- a CDS encoding HAD family hydrolase, protein MEIDYSNIKVIGFDADDTLWVNETYFRDAEAEFGKLLSQFETINQIDQELFKMELKNLPLYGYGIKGFVLSMVEMALEISNNTVSNNTIKAILDIGKDMINKPVELLDGVESVLKTLSESYRLIVITKGDLLDQERKLKQSGLLDYFHHIEVVSDKKEENYSNLLNHLDIKPSEFLMVGNSLKSDVLPLIHIKAQAIHVPFHTTWVHEQVTAQETNGKAYKTVQKLSDLLQFLK, encoded by the coding sequence ATGGAAATAGATTACAGTAACATTAAAGTTATTGGTTTTGATGCAGACGATACGCTTTGGGTTAACGAAACGTACTTTAGAGATGCCGAAGCAGAATTTGGTAAATTATTATCGCAGTTCGAGACCATAAACCAAATAGATCAAGAGCTATTTAAAATGGAGCTTAAAAACCTACCTCTGTATGGGTATGGTATTAAAGGTTTTGTGCTCTCGATGGTAGAAATGGCCTTAGAAATATCCAACAATACAGTGTCTAATAATACCATTAAAGCCATTTTAGATATTGGAAAAGATATGATTAATAAGCCAGTAGAATTGTTAGATGGTGTAGAATCAGTTTTAAAAACATTATCAGAATCTTATCGTCTAATTGTAATTACTAAAGGCGATTTATTAGATCAAGAACGAAAATTAAAACAATCGGGATTGCTTGATTATTTTCATCATATAGAAGTGGTTAGCGATAAAAAAGAAGAAAATTATTCAAATTTATTGAATCACTTAGATATCAAGCCAAGCGAATTTTTAATGGTAGGAAATTCATTAAAATCAGATGTTCTTCCATTAATACATATAAAAGCACAAGCCATTCACGTTCCATTTCACACAACTTGGGTACACGAACAAGTTACAGCGCAAGAAACAAATGGTAAAGCCTATAAAACTGTACAGAAATTATCAGATTTGTTGCAGTTTTTAAAATAA
- the kdsB gene encoding 3-deoxy-manno-octulosonate cytidylyltransferase, which translates to MKIISMIPARYSASRFPGKLMQDLGGKTVILRTYEATVATQLFDDVIVVTDSDIIYKEIIDNGGKAMMSIKEHECGSDRIAEAVVGLDIDIVVNVQGDEPFTDVESLRKLIEVFKDDTEKQIDLASLMVHITEVDEINNPNTVKVIVDNFNFALYFSRSPIPYPRDKTIDVKYFKHKGVYAFRKEAILDFYKLPMMPLEASEKIECIRYLEYGKRIKMVETDVQGVEIDTPEDLERAKKLWK; encoded by the coding sequence ATGAAGATAATTTCAATGATTCCTGCGCGTTATAGCGCTTCTCGATTTCCGGGAAAATTAATGCAAGATTTAGGAGGGAAAACAGTAATTCTACGGACATATGAAGCTACCGTAGCTACTCAATTATTCGACGATGTAATTGTGGTTACAGATAGCGATATTATTTATAAAGAAATTATAGATAATGGAGGTAAAGCCATGATGAGTATTAAAGAACACGAATGCGGAAGCGATAGAATTGCCGAAGCGGTAGTAGGTTTAGACATAGATATTGTTGTTAATGTACAAGGCGACGAGCCCTTTACAGATGTAGAATCGTTGAGAAAATTAATAGAAGTTTTTAAAGATGATACTGAAAAGCAAATCGATTTAGCGTCTTTAATGGTACATATTACCGAAGTAGATGAAATTAATAACCCAAATACGGTTAAAGTTATAGTTGATAATTTTAATTTCGCATTGTATTTCTCTAGAAGCCCAATTCCTTATCCGCGAGACAAAACTATTGATGTAAAATATTTTAAACATAAGGGCGTTTACGCCTTTAGAAAAGAAGCCATTTTAGATTTTTATAAATTACCAATGATGCCTTTAGAAGCTTCAGAAAAAATTGAATGCATTCGTTATTTAGAGTATGGCAAGCGCATTAAAATGGTAGAAACAGATGTACAAGGTGTAGAAATAGATACACCAGAAGATTTAGAACGCGCTAAGAAATTATGGAAATAG
- a CDS encoding HEPN domain-containing protein, with protein sequence MKHISDSIFVISAAELKIKIKALDNVKYKNDCIRLHRAVSWLKCAEAQSNDVDLKFISLWIAFNACYAQNESIDLNISERRQFSRFISQLVQCDTDKKFFQLLWFKFSGPVRLLIDNQFAYKPFWDANRGEHIDWETLFNQSKNDSRNYLADEKVDKLLEVVLSRLYTVRNQLVHGGATYSSSLNRSQVNDASRILEFLVPIIIDIMLTNISEDWGHINYPVIE encoded by the coding sequence ATGAAACATATAAGTGATTCAATTTTTGTTATTTCGGCAGCCGAATTAAAAATTAAAATAAAAGCTTTAGATAATGTTAAGTATAAAAACGATTGTATTCGTTTACATAGAGCTGTTAGTTGGCTTAAATGTGCTGAAGCACAATCTAATGATGTTGATTTAAAATTCATTTCACTTTGGATTGCTTTTAACGCCTGTTATGCGCAAAATGAATCTATAGATTTAAATATTTCAGAACGGAGACAATTCAGTCGATTTATTTCGCAGTTGGTGCAATGCGATACCGATAAAAAATTCTTTCAACTACTCTGGTTTAAATTTTCTGGTCCAGTTCGTTTATTAATAGATAATCAGTTTGCGTATAAACCCTTTTGGGATGCTAACCGTGGCGAACATATTGATTGGGAAACTTTGTTTAATCAATCAAAAAATGATTCTAGAAACTATTTGGCCGATGAGAAAGTCGATAAACTATTAGAGGTTGTTTTAAGTCGATTATACACTGTAAGAAACCAATTGGTTCATGGTGGAGCCACTTACAGTAGTTCGCTAAATCGTTCGCAAGTTAATGATGCAAGCCGTATTTTAGAGTTCTTAGTTCCTATTATTATCGATATTATGCTCACCAATATTTCTGAAGATTGGGGACATATTAATTATCCTGTTATAGAGTAA
- a CDS encoding YebC/PmpR family DNA-binding transcriptional regulator has translation MGRAFEFRKARKMKRWSAMSKAFTRIGKDIVMAVKEGGPDPDSNARLRAVIQNAKAVNMPKDNVERAIKRASDKSLGDFKEVLFEGYAPHGIAILVETATDNNTRTVANVRSYFNKCDGSLGTSGSVVFMFDHTCNFRITAEGLDPEELELELIDFGAEEVFADDDGILIYAPFESFGAIQSELESRGIEILSSGFERIPQVTKELSAEDAADVEKLLEKIEEDDDVQNVYHTMTEASNEEE, from the coding sequence ATGGGAAGAGCTTTTGAATTTCGTAAAGCACGCAAAATGAAACGTTGGTCTGCCATGAGTAAAGCTTTTACTCGAATTGGGAAAGACATTGTAATGGCTGTTAAAGAAGGTGGTCCTGACCCAGATAGTAATGCAAGGTTAAGGGCGGTAATCCAAAATGCCAAGGCCGTTAACATGCCTAAAGACAATGTAGAACGTGCCATAAAACGTGCAAGCGACAAAAGTTTAGGCGATTTTAAAGAAGTCCTTTTTGAAGGTTATGCACCTCATGGAATTGCTATTTTAGTTGAAACTGCAACAGATAACAATACTCGAACTGTTGCCAATGTACGTAGCTATTTTAATAAATGCGACGGAAGTCTAGGAACCTCTGGCTCTGTAGTTTTTATGTTCGACCATACTTGTAATTTTAGAATTACTGCTGAAGGATTAGATCCTGAAGAATTAGAGTTAGAATTAATCGATTTTGGTGCCGAAGAAGTTTTTGCAGACGACGATGGAATTTTAATCTATGCGCCGTTTGAAAGCTTTGGGGCAATTCAATCGGAATTAGAATCTAGAGGTATAGAAATTTTATCTTCTGGATTTGAGCGCATTCCGCAAGTAACTAAAGAATTGTCTGCTGAGGATGCTGCCGATGTAGAAAAACTTTTAGAGAAAATTGAAGAAGATGATGATGTACAAAATGTATATCATACAATGACTGAAGCTTCTAACGAAGAAGAATAA
- a CDS encoding DUF3050 domain-containing protein, producing the protein MPHIKRIESELSELQYEIRHHKLYSILKTPEDVKLFMEHHVYTAWDFMSLLKTLQLQFVTFKLPWVPNKYPEIFKFINEIVAAEESDVNELGQTKSHFEMYLDGMEQIGANTTLITTFTELIENNIAVSKAAHLVYIPSFIKDFIEFTFEIIETGKPHLMASVFIFGREDINSEKVLNVVSTIATEENPCNKLTFLLNRYLYLKQDNHRALSYKMLRELCGTDMVKWEEVLTVAKQALEHRIILWDNIYHIINTNKEELV; encoded by the coding sequence ATGCCTCATATTAAGCGTATAGAATCAGAATTATCGGAATTACAATACGAAATTCGTCATCATAAATTATACAGCATCCTTAAAACACCAGAGGATGTAAAGTTATTCATGGAGCACCATGTATACACCGCTTGGGATTTTATGTCGTTATTAAAAACATTGCAATTACAATTTGTTACGTTTAAATTACCATGGGTGCCTAATAAATATCCAGAGATTTTTAAATTTATAAACGAGATTGTTGCCGCAGAAGAAAGTGATGTTAACGAGTTGGGACAAACCAAAAGTCATTTTGAAATGTACTTAGACGGAATGGAACAAATTGGAGCTAATACCACTTTAATAACTACGTTTACAGAACTTATAGAAAATAACATAGCGGTATCTAAAGCCGCACACTTGGTTTATATTCCTAGTTTTATAAAAGATTTTATTGAGTTTACTTTTGAAATTATTGAAACAGGTAAACCTCATTTAATGGCTTCAGTATTTATTTTTGGAAGAGAAGATATTAACTCTGAAAAAGTTTTAAATGTAGTAAGTACTATTGCTACGGAGGAAAACCCATGTAACAAACTTACATTTTTATTAAATCGGTATCTATATTTAAAGCAAGACAATCACCGTGCGTTGTCTTATAAAATGCTTAGAGAATTATGCGGTACAGATATGGTTAAATGGGAAGAAGTGCTAACCGTAGCTAAACAAGCTTTAGAACACCGTATCATTCTATGGGATAATATTTATCATATCATTAATACCAATAAAGAAGAATTGGTGTAA
- a CDS encoding carbohydrate porin, which translates to MTSNQYFKCRITFVFVVLFALGTQLTNAQINYEYSNNKNFALGSYGRVGVDWSFENGESIGRRLNLNNMGSIGGRLEEQDYVELVPNFMFRPKAGDSTEIHVQVRLSIYSRSLTYIGNTSTSGTGGLTFQLPELYAEARNIRGKDLNIWIGSRVYRGPDVHIADHFYYNDHSGQGVGVEYKKSRLAAIFVSSVDTTSTLPPYFYLNIETGTPSAALRQRTVLVGEHDFKVNENSTISALAELHYIGDGNNGNETTENEDIEDAVNFPSDRGFVIGGRYHNEFSRMKAGSFNDFTLRYGTGIANGGDGGMSKTWLTYGAPNESLTFKGAYSLALVNHTVLNVSDNYAFNGYVILTHSKGGADSNGLAPTYFGKEVYNRKTDFTIGSRNEFFISDYFHLLAELHYSQRKDGENPTASMTKLSVSPVLVPTGKRNIWARPHLRFVASVARYNDYAMESLYSPYLQFVGEKRWGYYLGFKAEWWIWK; encoded by the coding sequence ATGACTAGCAATCAGTATTTTAAATGCCGTATTACTTTTGTGTTTGTTGTACTCTTTGCTTTAGGTACACAACTTACAAATGCTCAAATAAATTACGAATACTCTAATAACAAAAATTTTGCTCTAGGATCTTATGGTCGCGTAGGCGTAGATTGGAGTTTTGAAAATGGAGAATCTATTGGTCGACGATTAAACTTGAACAATATGGGAAGTATTGGTGGCCGTTTAGAAGAACAAGATTATGTAGAATTAGTTCCTAATTTTATGTTTAGACCTAAGGCTGGAGACAGTACAGAAATACATGTGCAAGTTCGCCTGTCAATATATTCGAGAAGTTTAACGTACATAGGTAACACCTCTACCTCGGGCACAGGAGGATTAACTTTTCAGCTACCAGAATTGTATGCAGAAGCTCGAAATATTAGAGGTAAAGATTTAAACATTTGGATTGGCTCTAGAGTGTATCGTGGTCCAGATGTGCATATTGCCGATCACTTTTATTATAACGATCACTCTGGACAAGGTGTTGGTGTAGAATATAAAAAATCGCGTCTGGCAGCCATATTTGTAAGTTCTGTAGATACGACATCTACTTTACCACCCTATTTTTATTTAAATATTGAAACAGGAACACCAAGTGCAGCTTTAAGGCAGCGAACGGTTTTGGTTGGAGAACATGATTTTAAAGTGAATGAAAATTCTACCATTTCGGCATTAGCAGAACTTCATTATATAGGCGATGGTAATAATGGAAATGAGACTACAGAAAATGAAGATATTGAAGATGCAGTTAACTTTCCTTCAGACCGTGGATTTGTAATTGGTGGACGCTATCATAACGAATTTAGTAGAATGAAAGCAGGTTCTTTTAACGATTTCACTTTAAGATACGGCACAGGAATTGCTAACGGCGGTGATGGTGGAATGTCTAAAACATGGCTAACTTATGGCGCTCCAAATGAATCTTTAACGTTTAAAGGTGCTTACTCGTTGGCTTTAGTAAATCATACCGTTTTAAATGTATCCGATAATTATGCCTTTAATGGTTATGTTATTTTAACACATAGTAAGGGTGGAGCAGACTCTAATGGTTTAGCGCCTACCTATTTTGGAAAGGAGGTTTACAATCGGAAAACAGATTTTACAATAGGATCTAGAAACGAATTTTTTATTTCAGATTATTTTCATCTCTTGGCAGAACTTCATTATTCTCAGCGTAAAGACGGAGAAAATCCCACAGCAAGTATGACTAAGTTAAGTGTGTCTCCTGTGCTTGTGCCTACAGGAAAACGAAATATTTGGGCTCGGCCACATTTAAGATTTGTAGCCTCTGTAGCGCGCTATAATGATTATGCAATGGAGAGTTTATACTCGCCATATCTTCAATTTGTAGGAGAAAAACGTTGGGGATATTATTTAGGATTTAAGGCAGAATGGTGGATTTGGAAATGA
- a CDS encoding DUF937 domain-containing protein encodes MSGILDLLNSDLGKGLVSNLAGQTGQDSNKTGDMLSMALPVLMQAMNRNATASPEGADSLLNALDSKHDGSILDNLEGYFNGGVDESEINEGSNVLNSVLGSKQSNVENALSQKSGIDAGTVSQILKMATPLVMGYLGQQKRQNNITNSSDLGSMLGGMVKGNSPQHEQSFLESILDADGDGSIMDDVAGMFLDGKTSTKNSGGISGMLGDLLK; translated from the coding sequence ATGTCTGGTATATTAGATTTATTAAATAGTGACCTAGGAAAGGGTCTTGTTAGCAACCTTGCTGGCCAAACGGGTCAAGACTCAAACAAAACAGGAGATATGCTTTCTATGGCACTTCCTGTGCTAATGCAAGCAATGAATAGAAATGCAACGGCCTCTCCAGAAGGTGCCGATAGCTTATTAAATGCTTTAGACAGTAAACACGACGGAAGTATTTTAGATAACTTAGAAGGTTATTTTAATGGTGGTGTAGACGAAAGTGAAATTAATGAAGGTAGCAATGTTTTAAACAGTGTTTTAGGTTCTAAACAATCGAATGTAGAAAACGCTTTAAGTCAGAAATCTGGAATTGATGCAGGAACAGTATCTCAAATTCTAAAAATGGCAACACCACTTGTCATGGGGTATTTAGGACAACAAAAACGTCAGAATAATATAACAAATTCAAGCGATTTAGGAAGTATGCTTGGTGGAATGGTAAAAGGAAACTCGCCACAACACGAGCAAAGTTTTTTAGAATCTATTTTAGATGCCGATGGAGATGGTAGTATTATGGACGATGTTGCAGGTATGTTTTTAGATGGAAAAACTAGCACTAAAAATAGTGGAGGAATTTCTGGAATGTTAGGCGATTTATTAAAATAA
- the gcvT gene encoding glycine cleavage system aminomethyltransferase GcvT: MKNTALTTTHEALGAKMVPFAGYNMPVQYDGVNIEHETVRTSVGVFDVSHMGEFLIEGPNALALIQKVSSNDATKLTIGKAQYSYLPNDKGGVVDDLLIYKLKEETYLLVVNASNIEKDWNWISSKNDVGADMRNLSDAYSLLAIQGPKAVEAMQPLTSHDLSAIKFYNFEVGDFAGIENVIISATGYTGSGGFEIYCKNEEAKQIWDKVVEAGAKPIGLAARDTLRLEMGYCLYGNDINDTTSPLEAGLGWVTKFTKEFTNSEALLAEKTEGVKNKLVAFTLDERGIPRHDYDIVDNDGNKIGVVTSGTMSPSLGIGIGLGYVPKDFAVVDGKINIQIRKKAIPATVVKLPFYKG, translated from the coding sequence ATGAAAAATACAGCTTTAACAACAACTCACGAAGCACTTGGTGCTAAAATGGTTCCTTTTGCAGGATATAACATGCCTGTGCAATACGACGGTGTAAATATAGAACACGAAACAGTTAGAACATCTGTTGGTGTGTTTGATGTAAGCCATATGGGAGAATTCTTAATTGAAGGTCCTAATGCTCTAGCTCTTATTCAAAAAGTTAGTAGTAACGATGCTACAAAATTAACTATTGGAAAAGCGCAATACAGTTATTTACCTAACGATAAAGGTGGTGTTGTAGACGATTTATTGATTTACAAATTAAAAGAAGAAACGTATTTATTAGTTGTTAATGCGAGTAATATTGAAAAAGATTGGAATTGGATTTCATCTAAAAACGATGTTGGTGCAGACATGCGTAATTTAAGTGATGCCTACTCGCTCTTAGCCATTCAAGGTCCAAAAGCTGTAGAAGCAATGCAACCACTTACTAGTCATGATTTATCGGCTATAAAATTTTACAATTTTGAAGTTGGTGATTTTGCTGGTATTGAAAATGTAATTATTTCTGCGACTGGATATACTGGAAGTGGCGGATTTGAAATTTACTGTAAAAACGAAGAAGCCAAACAAATTTGGGATAAAGTTGTTGAAGCTGGCGCAAAACCAATTGGATTAGCGGCACGTGATACTTTACGTTTAGAAATGGGATATTGTTTATACGGAAATGATATTAACGATACTACATCTCCTTTAGAAGCTGGTTTAGGATGGGTTACTAAATTCACTAAAGAGTTTACTAATTCTGAAGCTTTATTAGCAGAAAAAACAGAAGGTGTTAAAAATAAATTAGTTGCATTTACATTAGACGAACGTGGAATTCCACGTCACGATTATGATATTGTAGATAATGACGGAAACAAAATTGGAGTCGTTACTTCGGGAACGATGTCGCCTTCTTTAGGTATCGGAATTGGTTTAGGTTATGTACCTAAAGATTTTGCTGTAGTAGATGGTAAAATCAATATTCAAATTCGTAAAAAAGCGATTCCTGCTACAGTGGTAAAATTACCTTTTTACAAAGGTTAG
- a CDS encoding iron-containing alcohol dehydrogenase family protein, with protein MNFKNFPMVSNVVFGRGSFNQLEEILLLKRLNVNAPFIFLVDDVFQGNEKITSRIPLSYEDEIIFISAEEEPKTSQVDALVEHIILKFKDRPSGIIGIGGGTLLDLAKAVAIMITNEGETSDYQGWDLVKNPAIFHVGIPTISGTGSEVSRTTVLTGPEKKLGINSDYTPFDQVVLDPELIADVPKQQWFYTGMDCYIHCIESLTGTYLNAFSQSYGEKALELCKEIFLGNDLSPVESQDKLMMASWHGGMSIAYSQVGIAHAMSYGLSYLLGTKHGIGNCIVFDQLEEFYPEGVKLFKEMKLKHDIQLPTGICKDLSDADFNTMIDVALGLVPLWENALGSNWQKTITRAKLRSMYEQM; from the coding sequence ATGAATTTTAAAAATTTTCCTATGGTGTCCAATGTAGTTTTTGGACGAGGTAGTTTTAATCAACTCGAAGAAATTTTACTTCTTAAGCGGTTAAATGTAAATGCTCCATTTATATTTTTAGTTGATGATGTTTTTCAAGGTAACGAGAAAATAACATCAAGAATTCCGTTGTCTTACGAAGATGAAATAATTTTTATCTCCGCAGAAGAAGAACCTAAAACATCGCAAGTTGATGCATTAGTAGAACATATTATTTTAAAATTTAAAGACCGCCCTTCTGGGATCATAGGTATTGGTGGGGGCACACTTCTAGATTTAGCGAAAGCTGTTGCTATTATGATAACTAATGAAGGTGAAACTAGCGATTATCAGGGGTGGGATTTAGTTAAAAACCCAGCTATTTTTCATGTTGGTATTCCTACAATTTCAGGAACGGGTTCCGAAGTTTCTAGGACTACTGTTTTAACTGGTCCAGAAAAAAAATTAGGAATAAACTCAGATTATACACCTTTTGATCAGGTGGTGTTAGATCCAGAGTTAATTGCAGATGTACCAAAACAGCAATGGTTTTATACGGGTATGGATTGTTACATTCACTGTATCGAATCGTTAACGGGTACGTATTTAAATGCCTTTAGTCAGAGTTACGGCGAGAAAGCATTAGAGTTATGCAAAGAAATTTTCTTAGGTAACGACTTATCTCCGGTAGAATCTCAAGATAAATTAATGATGGCCTCATGGCACGGTGGTATGAGTATTGCCTATTCGCAAGTAGGTATTGCACATGCAATGAGTTATGGTTTATCGTATTTATTAGGTACTAAACATGGTATTGGTAACTGTATTGTGTTCGACCAATTAGAAGAATTTTATCCAGAAGGGGTAAAGCTATTTAAGGAGATGAAATTAAAACATGATATACAATTACCTACTGGTATATGTAAAGATTTATCTGATGCCGATTTTAATACTATGATTGATGTGGCTTTAGGATTAGTACCGCTTTGGGAAAATGCACTGGGGTCGAATTGGCAAAAAACAATAACGAGAGCTAAATTACGTAGCATGTACGAACAAATGTAA
- a CDS encoding DMT family transporter — translation MNWVLLIIAGLFEIGFATCLGKAKYAEGPIATYWYIGFLVCLTISMVLLVKATETLPIGTAYAVWTGVGAVGTALVGIFIFKEPADFWRVFFISTLILSIVGLKFVSN, via the coding sequence ATGAATTGGGTTTTACTTATCATAGCTGGATTATTTGAAATTGGTTTTGCAACATGTTTAGGTAAAGCCAAATATGCAGAAGGCCCTATCGCCACATATTGGTATATTGGTTTTTTAGTGTGTTTAACCATAAGCATGGTACTTTTAGTTAAAGCTACAGAAACTTTACCCATAGGAACGGCATATGCGGTATGGACAGGAGTTGGTGCTGTAGGAACAGCATTAGTGGGTATTTTCATATTTAAAGAACCTGCAGACTTTTGGCGAGTATTCTTTATTTCGACCTTAATACTTTCTATTGTAGGATTAAAATTTGTATCTAATTAA
- a CDS encoding sugar nucleotide-binding protein, whose product MKGNEVKHRVLIIGASGFIGNAIYKELCSYFNTFGTYNIARKEFEENQHFFQYNVEEDDVFEILEAVRPTIIISALRGDFSAQIIAHNHMAEYILATNTRLFFVSSANVFDAYSQFPSYELDKTLSHSVYGHFKIKIENMLMRLPKKQIAILRLPMVFGAQSPRVKEIKQHLHDKTSIEVFPNLIMNVTTDSKITQQIHYLINRNKYGIFHLGSTDLVHHDEFIREIISSIGLYNPIIKQVYTTNNDRYLAVLPKENLLPKHLQVLSKQILTELEV is encoded by the coding sequence ATGAAGGGGAACGAAGTTAAACATAGAGTCTTAATTATAGGAGCAAGCGGCTTTATTGGCAACGCCATATATAAAGAGCTTTGCTCCTATTTTAATACGTTTGGCACCTATAATATTGCAAGAAAAGAATTTGAAGAAAATCAACATTTTTTTCAATATAATGTTGAAGAAGACGATGTATTTGAAATTCTAGAAGCCGTTCGACCTACCATAATTATTTCGGCTTTACGAGGCGATTTTTCTGCTCAGATTATTGCTCACAATCACATGGCCGAATACATTTTAGCTACCAATACAAGACTCTTTTTTGTCTCTTCGGCAAATGTTTTCGATGCATATAGCCAGTTTCCAAGTTACGAATTAGACAAAACGCTTAGTCATAGTGTTTACGGGCATTTCAAAATTAAAATTGAAAATATGCTCATGCGTCTTCCTAAAAAGCAAATCGCAATTTTAAGATTGCCTATGGTTTTTGGTGCACAATCACCTAGAGTTAAAGAAATAAAACAGCATTTACACGATAAAACGTCTATTGAAGTTTTTCCTAATTTAATAATGAATGTGACCACCGATTCTAAAATCACACAACAAATTCATTATTTAATCAATAGAAATAAATACGGCATTTTTCATTTAGGAAGCACAGACTTAGTACATCACGATGAGTTTATTAGAGAAATAATTTCATCTATAGGTTTATATAATCCTATAATTAAACAAGTTTACACCACGAATAACGATCGATATTTAGCTGTTTTACCAAAGGAAAATCTACTACCCAAACACTTACAAGTTTTAAGTAAACAAATCTTGACAGAATTAGAGGTCTAA
- a CDS encoding 1-acyl-sn-glycerol-3-phosphate acyltransferase, translated as MKSLYTFIYYKLMKWKIIGDFPADLKKYMVIAVPHTSWHDFYIGILLRKIKDTPINFVGKKELFKGPLGWYLKQVGGVELDRTPGQNKVESIAKLFETRDEFRLNIAPEGTRKKVDKWKTGFYYIAKEANVPIVMITFDFGKKQNVISEPFYPTDNMEADFKYMHSFFKDVKGKVPEYSFDVD; from the coding sequence ATGAAATCGCTTTATACGTTTATTTATTATAAACTAATGAAATGGAAAATAATAGGTGATTTTCCAGCCGATTTAAAGAAGTATATGGTGATTGCTGTTCCGCATACCAGCTGGCACGATTTTTATATTGGTATATTACTTCGGAAAATAAAAGACACACCAATTAATTTTGTTGGTAAAAAAGAGTTGTTTAAAGGCCCTTTAGGATGGTATTTAAAACAAGTTGGCGGTGTAGAATTAGATAGAACTCCAGGACAGAATAAAGTAGAGTCTATTGCAAAATTGTTTGAAACGCGAGATGAATTCCGTTTGAATATAGCGCCAGAAGGCACGCGTAAAAAAGTAGATAAATGGAAAACAGGATTCTATTACATCGCTAAAGAGGCTAATGTGCCTATTGTTATGATTACTTTCGATTTTGGTAAAAAACAGAATGTAATTTCAGAACCTTTTTATCCTACAGATAATATGGAAGCCGATTTTAAATATATGCACAGCTTTTTTAAAGACGTAAAAGGTAAAGTTCCAGAATATAGTTTTGATGTAGATTAA